The Chiroxiphia lanceolata isolate bChiLan1 chromosome 3, bChiLan1.pri, whole genome shotgun sequence DNA segment gctaatgaagaaaataatcccCAGTACTTATGTCCAGGCAATAAGCTGTGGCCCTCTAGGAAGTGTGCCTGGCCAGCCCAACCTAACATTAGCACCAGTTTGCAGGATAGTCATTGTTTGCTCCTCACTACACTCAGTACTGATCTTTATAGTGGATAAAGGGTCTACAGAGGAAATTTGAGGGTAAAAAGTCTACTAGAAAACTGAGAAGAGTTATTCTCCTGCAAAGCATGCTTTTGTATAAAACTGGCAACGTTGAAGAATTGAATTTGCACAGTATTGTACTGGGGGAATGAATtaggaggagaaggaagcaaaCAGTCCTCTTGCCTAGGAGGACCACAAGAGGACTGCAGAAAAGGTGAGGACAGCAGGAAAGGTTTTGAATAATGTGGCATATGCTGCTCTACCTTTGGGTATCAGTGAGGGGCAgagcataaaaaataaagattctgACTGTCCATGGATTGAGAAGCTTTAGAGGTAGCACAGCACTCTCTCAGTACAGTTCCTGCTGGACTAGCAGAGGCaactagaagaaaataaagagtaaTCAAAGTCTGAATCAAGAAATGAAGTCTCACTCTTGGTTGGATGGAGTCCCATCCTAGGAGGTACTGGCTGCTCTAGTCTATCCCTCTACCTGCTGTTGAAGTTTGGAGTACCAGAAGAGGACTCTATATCTCACAGAACGTATTCAAAATTTTGAGGAATCTGACTCTACAAAAACACTATGTCACATTTTTTCACCTGAGGTTTTTAGCAATAGTGTAGGGTCTTTCAGGTTCCTGCTGACGCTGTGCATCcagacaaaatatatttcaaagctTCTTTTTCTCATCTGCAAATCAGTCACCAGCCTGAGTTAGCTGGCCTTTAATTATCAGCTGAATTCAAAGTTCATCCCTTAGAGCAGAGTCAGGGAAACCTTTTCCCTGCAAAGCAATTTCAGGATTTCAGCTATGAACTTTATTTTGGCTGCACCTGCACGAAACATCATCTCTCGCTTTCCTTCCATCTACCATATTCAGCACTGAtatctcctttcctctctccctgcattGTTATCCTCACCTACTGTGCTGCCCTGGtactcttctccctccctgccatccTACTGGTCatgcttttctttgctctgcccctttttccctctggagGTAGGTCAAGAAACCCTGAGCTGTGGCATAGACTACCAGGCAGGGGATAGAGCTGTTAAGACCCTTATTCAGATTCTGAGGAATAATGCTATATGGAAAGTGGGAGGGAAGCACTCTGTGATGGGAGGGTGCTCTTTTGTAACATTCGAGAGCTTCATTTCACATCTTTTTCAGCTGCAAATGCAACTGGTGAGagaattttcactgaaatatatGGACAGAAGAGAATCACGAATGCCATAACTAGGCATACTAattttccagtgtatttttacgttctatttccatttaaagATTCAAAATAACTTTGCTTCATAAAGGTCAAACAAAAATAGCCAACCCAGCAGTATCTATGCATGAACTGAATCCTCAGAAGAGTGTAATTCTATGTCGCACCGCTGGATGGTGATGCATGACTAATTTTGGTGAAGATGAAGAAGCCAGCATTGTCTAAGGATACAGTTTTGCTGGGACAAATGACATTCTCTCAAAAACGAAAACTAGAACACTTGTGAACTCACAAACTCTTACTCATGATCgtttactttttgttgttgttgttcaacTGATCTAATAAATTCATTTACAGCTTTAATGTTTCCACATTCAACTGGTGAAACACACACTAgtgtctgtgtttttaaagttcttatgaaaactggggggaaaaaagtaaggTCATCTGCTTAACAAATGCATTTGTCTCACTGAAATACCACATGTAGTCAGTATTATCCCATTGCTGCATTTGCTCTCTGGTGTATTGTTTGCTTATGGttgtatttttaactgttttattGTTAGTCTCTAAGTGTTTATAGtactttatataaaaaattcaTTGTATTCATATGGAGAAAGCTATGTAGAGAGAACAAGATATTAAATATCTATGGACTGCATACATTTGTAGGTCAGTCTCATACCTgttaatttatttgctttatgaAGAGCTCTCATTGAAAGCAGAACTTTATTTTGCTGTGGACTGAAGTCACTAATGGATGGGGGAATATCCCCTTCAACAAGCATCCTTGAGGGCAGGAAAGCCTGGAACTTGTTTGTGGTTGGTAAATCTGTAAGGAAGTGTGTGGCCCCAATGAAATCTACAGCATTAGACCAGTCTTCACCAAAATTTGCTTCTGGATCAGAGAGAtattttaagctgaaagagatgaagataaaaaaatgtaacaaataaTTGAAATCTCCTGTAGAACACATTAGTTGATCATTTATCCCAAATGTTTTTGTTCAGTATAAAATCCTGAGTGGTCTTAGTGCCACAGTGAACTAAAGCCTCCTTCAGTACTTTACACCTAATTTCTCCTGGTATTACTGCCTCTGCCCAGACTCAAAACAGCTCCTGAATCAGGCCCTGGCTCCCAGTGGGGAATCAACATCTCATTTTAAGGGCACAGCCTACTTGCCCATCACAGTCTGGGCAGCCATCTCTCACTGGTCATCCCATACTCCGAGAGAGTGGAAAGAAGAGCAGAGCCTAAAGAGTAGATACCTAAAGTAAGAAAGCTCATGCAGACTTTGTTAGGATACTACCCTTCCAAAGAGGCATGGAGGTGGGAAGATCCTCCTTGGCCACCTTTCTCATCCCCTTACCTGTCCTGGAACTTAGGGAGTGCATAAGCAATGGAGGTAACATGTGCCTTCCACATAAGACCAAGGGCATCATCCAGTTTGAAGGAGGAGAAGGTTGCAGGGCTCACAGCTTTGTGTTCTGTAGATAGCAGATACTACAGCaatagggaggaaaaaaggcagagaatgaAAGGGGAGATCGAAACACAATGCATTTTATTTGCGCACATACTTCACAAAATAAGGAGTTTACAAGCTAAGGAAAATTGCTTTTGAGTAGTTAGAATGTGCTGCTTTGTATGTAAATATAATGTCTGACATAGGGACAAAAAGATgattaatataaatttttaaaatgaatatgtATCCATGCTGGAGTTAGTGGGACCTGCTGTTCTTTGACAGCAACAGAGCAAGGGTTTTATCCACATGCTTTAGGTATTCTGTCAGTGGACTTTTGTATCCAACTTCCGTGGAAGCTACTGCAATGAAATATTGGATTCCTTAAAAACCTGTCTCTATCCTTTTGGCCACAACTTTCTGgagattttcagaaaacaagaaaattagcCTTAATTGTTATAATTACGGTTATTTGAGGAGCtgatattttataataatttctgaaacatGCTGCGTAGGAAAAATGATCTTATGAAGACAAATCCAGTCTTTCAAAAACTCTCAAAGTCTCTCAAACCCTCTACCTTCACTCAGAGGTGCCAAGAGGAACTTATAGTTTAAGCTTTCAGATCATTATAAATTATTTGACTACCAACAATAATGTTGACTGTAGTAGTCTATCTATAAAAATTAGTTATTAAATCtatgaaataagaaatattgTCATCTTTGGGATTAGGGAGCAGCTGAATGTGGAGGAAAGACAATATCTACTTACATGAATAAGTGTCCCTCTGAGTGAAGTTTcacattttcaggtttttagaTGTCTAAAGGAATAAATGAACCTTATAAAACCAACCCAAGGTCATTTCTTAATGGCAGTGTTCCATCTCACATGCTTATTTTGCATTGCTAACATAAGCAGTATTGGAAGAATACAAATATAATTGTTAACAAAGCAGTGTCTTGGGACAGAGGccaaattacagaaattatcttaaaggaagaaaagaaaaatccataaCTAGTAAAAATCATGGCCTTCTTATCTCTGACTCAATTTATGttatgcttttcatttttcctgcttcttgcTTTTATATGAAGCTGTTATTGAAAGAAAACTAAGCTCTCTGAGTCTTACAAGTGACAGTAATAATAGTTTTTAAAGGTAATATTCTGGTCTCATTTCTAAAActatgggggggggggggggaaagaaacaTTATTTACTTCAAAAAAGGCCTTCCACTCATCCATGAGCTTGGGCATGCGAGACCGGCAGTCTGCAACACTGTAACAGAAATCATCTTTTCGCTCCTCTGGTGGCAGTATTTCTACCTTGAACGGCAGCTGCCCAAAGAGGCCAGCCTCCACTGCCCCCAGAAAGGGTATGACAGCCAGGTAGTAATTCATACCTgtaacaataattaaaaaggaGGAAGTGTTAATcacaagcaaatgaaaaattcctGCATAGAAAAGTGAACTCTGTCCCACACCAAATTCAACCGTTTCAAATTGCCACTGATACAACTGTGTTCAGCAGTGGGACATATTTACTGAAATGCACTAATGGTGTCATCTGTATTAATTTAGATATGATTTGTAATGTTCATTTATATATTGTCCTTTAAGAGCCTTGCATGAGCTTACAGAGGGCTTTACTTTGCCGGAAATGaaaacactattaaaaaaaaagttaaatcttTTTAGGCTGTCACAGACAGGACAAGAAAAGCCTCTCAAATATTAATTGCAAACTAAGTACAGAAGGACTAAAGGGTACTCCACAAgtattgttttcattaaaagatcCCCTTCTTTGCATCCTAGACCTATAAGCAATGAAAAGACAAATACTAGCAatattttactggaaaataatcattttgcttttaaaaaatatttcacacacTGAAAACTGCCTGAAAACTACCTCACTTTATCTGtccagttttattttggggTGATGGCTTCCTTTGGTCTGATCCATAATTTGGAGCAGTCAGATCCAGCACGTAGGAAACTCAGGCTCATTTCTCACCTCTGCCAAATCATGTCTGCAGTGAGAGTGCCCATAGGGTTATTTGATATTCCACATTTGAAAGGAGAATTTTAAATTCTCCTTTTAATTGTGTCCCCTTTGTAGAAATAAAGTTAAATAACTTTCAGTGAAGTAAAGCCTGGAAATCCGTTATTCTCTCTTTTGTGTGGGTgcctctgagctgctgtgctgaaaaGTCATTTGCTTATGGTCTCCAGGCCATGGGCTGCCCTGGTATGTTTTATACAATCACAGCAGCGAGGACCAAAATTACCAAAACCTGACCACCGACCATGTATCCCTGTCCTACTAATGGGAAACCATTGTTCCACCTTCTGGGGAGAAGACCACAAAACAAAGTTCAGCAAAAAGGAGTGTATACCTTGGCTATAATTCACCAGGGACTGTCTGTACAGGAACACTGAGGGAGCTTGGTGTATTGCTCTAAGGATGAGATGAGGAGGATGGAGTGGCACGTATGAAACAAAGGATAGAGCAACACAGTGGTATTGAGATTATGCTCCATCAAAAACAATGCAGCTCAAAAATACATATTACTTTTGATGCCCTACATATACTAATGACTAAAGTCACTCAAACTCCACCTCAACATGAAATGTCATCAACTCTAACTTTAGCTTCTCCCTTTCctcaaagaaattaatataaatatctCTTAAGTAGGGAGGGAGGTCACCGAAGACTCAATCGTAACTTCTGGGATCAGTCAAAAGGCTGAACCTGTCTTCTCCCCCATAGGGATGCTTATTGAGTAAGAACCTCA contains these protein-coding regions:
- the C3H6orf58 gene encoding protein LEG1 homolog, with translation MCPCLGIYTLFIVTITLSPVTAAAWSENKVPGEDEYPPLWDLAPENLLDFPVKDNKIVINAWNYQERLGVYKSLLNSSAEYFSAFGLQNIGNILWGLPLQHGWQFRTGRLADPSGATSCGYEDGDLLCLSVRSWWSCMNYYLAVIPFLGAVEAGLFGQLPFKVEILPPEERKDDFCYSVADCRSRMPKLMDEWKAFFEYLLSTEHKAVSPATFSSFKLDDALGLMWKAHVTSIAYALPKFQDSLKYLSDPEANFGEDWSNAVDFIGATHFLTDLPTTNKFQAFLPSRMLVEGDIPPSISDFSPQQNKVLLSMRALHKANKLTGGLLLKLWQKAMTNEAGRKMGRELLESLTLSQQLDLVGI